In Camelus bactrianus isolate YW-2024 breed Bactrian camel chromosome 10, ASM4877302v1, whole genome shotgun sequence, a genomic segment contains:
- the LOC105071009 gene encoding olfactory receptor 5B2-like, which produces MENNTEVTQFILLGLTNAPELQVPLFITFTVIYLINVIGNLGMIILILMDSYLHIPMYFFLSNLSLVDFCYSSTVTPKVMAGLLLRDKVISYNACAAQMFFFVALATVENFLLASMAYDRFAAVCKPLHYTTTMTTSMCACLATGSYICGFLNASVHIRNTFSLSFCMSNLVHHFFCDVPAVMALSCSDRYISELILLVVASFNIFFALLVILTSYLFIFIAILRMRSSQGHQKALSTCSSHLVTVSVFYGTIIFMYLQPNSSHSTDTDKIASVFYTMVIPMLNPLVYSLRNKEVKNAFRKVVEKTKLSLHHLKL; this is translated from the coding sequence ATGGAGAACAATACAGAGGTGACTCAGTTCATCCTCCTTGGACTAACCAACGCTCCAGAACTGCAGGTCCCCCTGTTTATCACGTTTACTGTCATTTACCTCATCAATGTGATTGGAAACCTGGGGATGATCATTTTGATTCTCATGGACTCTTATCTCCACATCCCCATGTACTTTTTCCTTAGTAACCTGTCTCTGGTGGACTTCTGTTACTCCTCAACGGTCACTCCAAAGGTGATGGCGGGGCTCCTCCTAAGAGACAAGGTCATCTCCTACAATGCGTGCGCTGCTCAAATGTTCTTTTTTGTAGCCCTGGCTACTGTGGAAAATTTCCTCTTGGCCTCAATGGCTTATGACCGCTTTGCAGCTGTGTGTAAACCCCTACATTACACCACCACCATGACAACAAGTATGTGTGCTTGTCTGGCCACAGGCTCCTACATCTGTGGTTTCCTAAATGCCTCGGTCCACATTAGGAACACATTCAGTCTCTCTTTCTGTATGTCCAACCTAGTCCATCACTTTTTCTGCGATGTTCCAGCAGTCATGGCTCTCTCTTGCTCTGATAGGTATATTAGTGAGCTGATTCTTCTTGTTGTGGCAAGTTTCAACATCTTCTTCGCTCTCCTGGTTATCTTGACTTCCTACCTGTTCATATTTATAGCCATCTTGAGGATGCGCTCATCTCAGGGACACCAAAAGGCTTTGTCCACCTGTTCTTCCCACCTCGTTACAGTCTCCGTCTTCTATGGGACAATCATCTTTATGTACTTACAGCCCAACTCCAGTCATTCCACGGACACAGACAAAATCGCATCTGTGTTCTATACAATGGTCATCCCCATGCTGAACCCCCTGGTGTATAGTTTAAgaaacaaggaggtgaaaaatgCATTCAGGAAGGTAGTTGAGAAGACAAAATTGTCACTTCACCATTTGAAGTTGTAG